Proteins from one Mesorhizobium sp. M9A.F.Ca.ET.002.03.1.2 genomic window:
- the rfaD gene encoding ADP-glyceromanno-heptose 6-epimerase translates to MIIVTGGAGMIGSNIVAALNAEGFSDILVVDDLTDGHKIANLADLQIADYLDKDDFLPRLEEGGLGRIEAVFHQGACSTTTEWNGKFMMEVNYAYSKRLLHACLALRVPFLYASSASVYGGGAEFREEPECERPLNVYAYSKKLFDDYVRRTVFDTDHSPVAGLRYFNVYGPREAHKGAMASVAFHLFNQVEQGQNPKLFGAHDGFGPGEQSRDFIHVSDVADVNLWLWKRELSGIFNCGTGRAQPFRTIAETVIGTLGKGQIEFIDFPDHLKGSYQSFTQADMSRLRAAGYNGQFRTVETGVRDYVEWLKAQRSS, encoded by the coding sequence ATGATCATCGTCACGGGCGGCGCCGGCATGATCGGCTCCAACATCGTCGCCGCGCTCAACGCCGAAGGGTTCAGCGACATCCTCGTCGTCGACGACCTGACCGACGGCCACAAGATCGCCAATCTCGCCGATCTGCAGATCGCCGATTATCTCGACAAGGACGATTTCCTGCCGCGCCTCGAAGAAGGCGGGCTCGGCCGCATCGAGGCCGTCTTCCACCAGGGCGCATGCTCGACCACCACCGAGTGGAACGGCAAGTTCATGATGGAGGTGAACTACGCCTATTCGAAGCGGCTGCTGCATGCCTGCCTCGCGCTGCGCGTGCCTTTCCTCTATGCCTCCTCCGCCTCGGTTTATGGCGGCGGCGCCGAGTTTCGAGAGGAGCCGGAATGCGAACGCCCGCTCAACGTCTATGCCTATTCGAAGAAGCTGTTCGACGACTACGTCCGCCGCACAGTCTTCGACACCGATCATTCGCCAGTTGCCGGCTTGCGCTACTTCAACGTCTATGGACCGCGCGAGGCGCACAAGGGTGCCATGGCATCGGTCGCCTTCCATCTGTTCAACCAGGTCGAGCAGGGCCAGAACCCGAAATTGTTCGGCGCCCATGACGGGTTCGGACCCGGCGAGCAGAGCCGCGATTTCATCCATGTTAGCGATGTCGCCGACGTCAATCTGTGGCTGTGGAAACGCGAATTGAGCGGCATCTTCAATTGCGGTACCGGCCGCGCCCAGCCGTTCCGCACCATTGCCGAAACGGTGATCGGCACGCTGGGCAAAGGGCAGATCGAGTTCATCGACTTCCCCGACCACCTCAAGGGCAGCTACCAGAGTTTTACCCAAGCTGATATGTCCCGGTTGCGCGCTGCCGGTTACAATGGTCAGTTTCGCACAGTGGAAACCGGCGTCAGAGACTATGTCGAATGGTTGAAAGCCCAGCGATCCTCGTGA
- the waaF gene encoding lipopolysaccharide heptosyltransferase II — protein MVESPAILVIGPRWVGDMVMAQCLFSALKELHPNTAIDVLAPAWAAPMVKRMPEIRQQIDLPLKSGVLAFGVRKRFGRLLRGRYDMAYVMPGSWKSALVPFFARIPRRVGHLKEMRYGLLTDIVPLPDGVKRRTAQAYFGLAQGGTFRPQGLLSTRKTRRHCWVASGWRRKNSSR, from the coding sequence ATGGTTGAAAGCCCAGCGATCCTCGTGATCGGCCCCCGCTGGGTGGGCGACATGGTGATGGCGCAGTGCCTGTTCTCGGCGCTAAAAGAGCTTCACCCGAACACCGCGATCGACGTGCTGGCCCCGGCATGGGCGGCGCCGATGGTCAAGCGTATGCCCGAGATACGCCAGCAGATCGATCTGCCGCTGAAATCCGGCGTCCTCGCCTTCGGTGTCCGAAAGCGGTTCGGCCGCCTGCTGCGCGGTCGCTATGACATGGCCTATGTCATGCCGGGAAGCTGGAAGTCGGCGCTGGTCCCGTTCTTTGCCCGCATCCCGCGCCGTGTCGGCCATCTCAAGGAAATGCGCTATGGGCTGCTGACCGACATCGTTCCCTTGCCCGATGGTGTGAAACGGCGCACCGCGCAGGCCTATTTCGGCCTCGCGCAAGGGGGCACGTTCCGCCCCCAAGGCTTGCTGTCGACACGAAAAACCAGGCGGCATTGCTGGGTCGCTTCGGGCTGGAGGCGAAAAAATTCGTCGCGCTGA
- the waaF gene encoding lipopolysaccharide heptosyltransferase II gives MLGRFGLEAKKFVALMPGAEFGPAKRWPSEAYAGLARDVMAKGLKVALFGSKNDADVTAQIAALAPGAVDLAGQTRLEDAIDLIAAARLAVSNDSGLMHVAAAVGTPIVAVYGSTSPQNTPPLAEHRELVWLGLSCSPCHKKICPLGHLNCLKTLEVAQVAAAVERLLEIPAAA, from the coding sequence TTGCTGGGTCGCTTCGGGCTGGAGGCGAAAAAATTCGTCGCGCTGATGCCGGGCGCCGAATTCGGCCCGGCCAAACGCTGGCCGAGTGAAGCCTATGCCGGCCTTGCCCGCGACGTGATGGCGAAAGGGCTGAAGGTCGCGCTGTTCGGATCGAAGAACGACGCCGACGTCACGGCGCAAATCGCCGCGCTTGCACCAGGCGCTGTCGACCTCGCCGGCCAGACGCGGCTGGAGGACGCCATCGACCTGATCGCCGCGGCCAGGCTCGCGGTGTCGAACGACAGCGGGCTGATGCATGTTGCGGCAGCGGTCGGCACGCCGATCGTTGCCGTCTACGGCTCGACCTCGCCGCAGAATACGCCGCCGCTCGCCGAGCACCGCGAACTGGTCTGGCTCGGCCTGTCCTGTTCGCCCTGCCATAAGAAAATCTGCCCGCTCGGTCATCTCAACTGCCTGAAGACGCTTGAAGTCGCACAGGTCGCGGCGGCAGTGGAGCGGCTGCTGGAAATACCGGCCGCCGCATGA
- the waaC gene encoding lipopolysaccharide heptosyltransferase I, with protein MKVLIVKTSSMGDVIHTFPAVEDARRNRPDVSFDWCVEEAFAGIVALHPAIATIHTVAIRRWRTSPLGRGTWREAAGLRRALRHCRYDLVIDAQGLLKSALVAKQAAAPIAGFDGSSAREPSAALFYDRRYAVPRDLHAIERTRRLFGLALGYEPDFSGIESGIVPPAGGSTPAGNSTPAGNLTLVGENSAFLLHGTSREDKKWPASDWIETARLLVARGMTPVTTWSNDREKAVAEAVAEAVPQTVLVPKSPLAEIAAIIGRSVLVIGADTGLTHLASAFGLPTVAVFLATEPGLTGPRGPFSSTLLAAPGGRLTPAEVVAEAERLLERQALDQAKVGKN; from the coding sequence ATGAAGGTGCTCATCGTCAAGACATCCTCGATGGGTGACGTCATCCATACCTTTCCGGCCGTCGAGGATGCGCGCCGCAACCGGCCCGATGTGTCGTTCGACTGGTGCGTGGAGGAGGCTTTTGCCGGCATCGTGGCGCTGCATCCGGCGATCGCGACCATCCACACCGTGGCGATCCGGCGCTGGCGCACAAGCCCGCTCGGCCGCGGCACATGGCGCGAGGCGGCGGGCTTGCGCCGCGCCTTGCGGCATTGCCGCTACGATCTCGTCATCGATGCGCAAGGACTGCTGAAATCGGCCCTGGTGGCGAAACAGGCAGCGGCGCCGATCGCCGGCTTCGACGGCTCGAGCGCCCGCGAACCTTCGGCGGCTTTGTTCTACGACCGCCGGTATGCTGTGCCGCGCGACCTGCACGCCATCGAACGCACTAGGCGGCTGTTCGGGCTGGCGCTCGGCTATGAACCGGATTTTTCCGGGATCGAGTCCGGCATTGTGCCGCCGGCCGGCGGTTCGACCCCAGCCGGCAATTCGACCCCAGCCGGCAATTTGACTCTTGTCGGCGAAAACTCCGCCTTCCTGCTGCACGGCACCAGCCGCGAGGACAAGAAATGGCCGGCCAGCGACTGGATCGAAACCGCCCGGCTTCTCGTTGCGAGAGGAATGACGCCGGTCACCACCTGGTCGAACGACAGGGAAAAGGCGGTTGCCGAAGCGGTCGCCGAGGCCGTTCCGCAGACCGTGCTGGTGCCGAAATCACCGCTTGCCGAGATCGCCGCGATCATCGGCCGGTCGGTGCTGGTCATCGGCGCCGACACCGGCCTCACCCACCTCGCCAGTGCCTTCGGCCTGCCGACCGTCGCCGTGTTCCTGGCGACGGAACCCGGCCTGACCGGCCCGCGCGGGCCATTCTCGTCAACGCTACTTGCCGCGCCCGGCGGTCGCCTCACACCCGCTGAGGTGGTGGCGGAGGCGGAGAGGCTGCTGGAACGACAAGCGCTTGATCAGGCCAAAGTTGGCAAGAATTGA
- the greA gene encoding transcription elongation factor GreA — MNKVPMTGEGFASLKEELRWRQQEERPRIIEAISEARSHGDLSENAEYHAAKEAQSLNEGRVHELEDFIARAEVIDITKLSGEKVKFGATVVLVDEDTEEKKTYQIVGDQEADVKSGRISISSPIARALIGKEVGDAIEVNAPGGARGYEIVQVQFI; from the coding sequence ATGAACAAGGTCCCGATGACAGGCGAGGGGTTCGCGTCGTTGAAGGAAGAGCTGCGCTGGCGCCAGCAAGAAGAGCGGCCGCGCATCATCGAGGCAATCTCCGAAGCGCGCTCGCATGGTGACCTTTCCGAAAACGCCGAATACCACGCGGCCAAAGAGGCACAGAGCCTCAATGAGGGCCGCGTCCACGAGCTTGAGGATTTCATCGCGCGCGCCGAGGTGATCGACATCACCAAGCTCAGCGGCGAGAAGGTCAAGTTCGGCGCGACCGTGGTGCTGGTCGACGAGGACACGGAAGAGAAGAAGACCTACCAGATCGTCGGAGACCAGGAAGCGGACGTGAAGTCCGGCCGTATCTCGATTTCCTCGCCGATCGCGCGGGCGCTGATCGGCAAGGAAGTCGGCGACGCGATCGAGGTCAACGCGCCGGGCGGCGCGCGGGGTTACGAGATCGTCCAGGTGCAGTTCATCTGA
- a CDS encoding tetratricopeptide repeat protein: protein MRRRLLIQVLALAALPLFAAPVFSAGEGGGGGAGGGGGNETVTKCKKGYVYDKKLKKCAAPKQGMLDDDNIYEAGRALAMAGRYDEAIAVLSLAADKKDPRILNYLGYSHRHSGRVTVGLGYYEEALRIDPNYTLVREYLGEAHLQIGDLAGAQEQLREIEKRIGKGSREYGMLSEQIDHFTRS, encoded by the coding sequence ATGCGCAGACGATTGCTGATCCAGGTTCTGGCGCTTGCCGCCCTGCCGCTGTTTGCGGCCCCGGTGTTTTCGGCGGGCGAGGGTGGCGGAGGTGGCGCCGGAGGCGGTGGCGGCAACGAGACCGTCACGAAATGCAAGAAAGGCTACGTCTACGACAAGAAACTGAAGAAATGCGCGGCACCCAAGCAAGGCATGCTGGACGACGACAACATCTATGAGGCGGGCCGCGCGCTGGCGATGGCCGGCCGTTATGACGAGGCGATCGCCGTGCTCAGCCTGGCTGCGGACAAGAAAGACCCACGCATCCTCAACTATCTCGGCTACTCGCATCGCCATTCCGGCCGCGTCACCGTCGGCCTCGGCTATTACGAGGAAGCGCTGCGCATCGATCCGAACTACACGCTGGTGCGCGAATATCTCGGCGAGGCCCACCTGCAGATCGGCGATCTCGCCGGCGCCCAGGAACAGCTCCGCGAGATCGAGAAGCGCATAGGCAAAGGATCTCGCGAATACGGTATGCTGTCCGAGCAGATCGACCATTTCACGAGGAGCTGA
- a CDS encoding DUF3775 domain-containing protein, with the protein MRRRVEREWELSIGPDTVRLFILKAKALSAAVNEDYADGAEHEIELDGEAHDNHHHDGLAEESSENLTEEELRELINDLNVDEAAELIALAWVGRGDYDASEWADAVAAARERVSKRTAKYLLGMPLLADWLEEGLEAIGA; encoded by the coding sequence GTGCGGCGGCGCGTTGAAAGGGAATGGGAACTTTCCATCGGTCCCGACACCGTGCGCCTGTTTATCCTCAAGGCGAAGGCGCTGAGTGCTGCCGTCAACGAAGACTATGCCGATGGCGCCGAGCACGAGATAGAACTCGACGGCGAGGCGCACGACAACCACCATCATGACGGCCTCGCAGAAGAAAGTTCCGAAAACCTCACCGAAGAAGAACTGCGCGAACTGATCAACGACCTCAATGTCGACGAGGCGGCCGAACTCATCGCGCTGGCCTGGGTCGGCCGCGGCGACTATGACGCCTCGGAATGGGCGGACGCGGTGGCCGCCGCGCGCGAGCGCGTCAGCAAGCGCACGGCGAAATATCTGCTCGGCATGCCGCTCCTGGCCGATTGGCTGGAGGAAGGGCTGGAAGCGATCGGCGCGTAA
- a CDS encoding extensin family protein, producing the protein MAKAPKLPETVPVPQLNRSQPAQKAAPADVPVPESRPADAPTPDQPATDKPDQQKPDQHGEARPEPPAVAPKPAEKPAEAEPPATAPKPPEKPTQTQEKEIPPDPRSASVPQEKLPEEELACRRRLKSMGVDFEERKAEHDAAVGCSIPYPIALKTLGKSLDISPETELNCQMAEAAARFATDIIQPAAKAEFGADLKSVGQASAFVCRQRNGGGKLSEHAFGNALDIASFTLSDGKRIDIGPAPPEKDAKFLNALRKAACGPFRTVLGPGSDADHSLHFHLDLAPRRNGGTFCQ; encoded by the coding sequence TTGGCCAAGGCTCCAAAATTGCCTGAAACCGTGCCCGTCCCGCAGCTCAATCGATCGCAACCAGCGCAGAAAGCCGCGCCTGCCGACGTGCCGGTCCCCGAGTCGCGTCCGGCGGATGCGCCAACGCCTGATCAACCCGCGACCGACAAACCGGACCAGCAGAAACCCGATCAGCACGGGGAAGCCAGGCCGGAGCCGCCGGCAGTCGCTCCAAAGCCGGCCGAAAAGCCCGCTGAGGCGGAGCCGCCGGCCACCGCCCCGAAACCACCGGAGAAGCCGACGCAAACGCAGGAGAAAGAAATCCCCCCCGACCCGCGCTCGGCCTCCGTGCCGCAGGAAAAACTGCCGGAGGAGGAACTTGCCTGCCGCAGGCGGCTGAAGTCGATGGGCGTCGACTTCGAGGAACGCAAGGCCGAGCACGATGCGGCGGTCGGCTGCTCGATCCCCTATCCGATCGCGCTGAAGACGCTGGGCAAGTCATTGGATATCAGCCCCGAAACCGAGCTGAACTGCCAGATGGCCGAGGCCGCCGCGCGCTTTGCCACTGATATCATCCAGCCGGCGGCCAAGGCCGAGTTCGGCGCCGATCTCAAGTCGGTCGGCCAGGCATCCGCTTTCGTCTGCCGACAGCGCAATGGCGGAGGGAAACTGTCGGAGCATGCCTTCGGCAACGCGCTCGACATCGCCAGCTTCACGCTTTCGGACGGGAAAAGGATCGACATCGGCCCGGCACCGCCGGAAAAGGACGCAAAATTCCTGAACGCACTGCGCAAGGCAGCCTGCGGACCGTTCAGGACCGTGCTCGGCCCGGGCAGCGATGCGGATCATTCGCTGCATTTCCATCTCGATCTCGCACCGCGCCGCAACGGCGGCACCTTCTGCCAGTGA
- a CDS encoding extensin family protein produces the protein MAGIFRAASVAVRQTKRARTVAAGLALAAVSACNTGSVLSLQPAVDVGSQTAAVPQYSGPKYTGMQTLVPSNPYMTAAYPRMDEPMAPTEQMPASEVDCRKELKRLGVVYTDLAPIREGQCGIDYPVKVSSIGSIGMKPAATLTCDMAATFAGWTRNELIPSARWRYFSGVKTIRQGSSYSCRRIAGEGVLSEHGKGNALDIMSIELNNGNDIDVRKPGLFAFRTRGFLNTVRADGCQYFTTVLGPGYNYDHRNHFHFDVKNRKNGYRACR, from the coding sequence ATGGCCGGGATATTTCGCGCCGCGTCTGTCGCCGTGCGGCAAACGAAACGCGCGCGCACCGTTGCCGCCGGCCTTGCTCTCGCTGCGGTTTCGGCCTGCAACACCGGCAGCGTGCTGTCGCTGCAGCCGGCCGTCGACGTCGGATCCCAGACAGCTGCAGTGCCGCAATATTCCGGCCCAAAATATACTGGCATGCAGACCCTCGTCCCGTCCAACCCGTATATGACCGCCGCCTATCCGCGCATGGACGAGCCGATGGCTCCGACCGAACAGATGCCTGCCAGCGAGGTCGACTGCCGCAAGGAGTTGAAACGCCTCGGCGTCGTCTACACCGACCTTGCGCCGATCCGTGAAGGCCAATGCGGCATCGACTATCCGGTCAAGGTCTCGTCCATCGGCAGCATCGGGATGAAGCCGGCCGCGACGCTGACCTGCGACATGGCCGCCACTTTCGCCGGCTGGACCAGGAACGAACTCATCCCGTCCGCCCGCTGGCGTTATTTCTCCGGCGTCAAGACCATCCGCCAGGGTTCGAGCTATTCCTGCCGCAGGATCGCCGGCGAAGGCGTGCTGTCGGAGCACGGCAAGGGCAACGCCCTCGACATCATGAGCATAGAGCTCAACAACGGCAACGATATCGACGTGCGCAAGCCCGGCCTGTTCGCCTTCCGCACGCGCGGCTTCCTCAACACCGTGCGCGCCGACGGCTGCCAGTATTTCACCACCGTGCTTGGTCCCGGCTACAATTACGACCACCGCAACCATTTCCATTTCGACGTCAAGAACCGCAAGAACGGCTACCGCGCCTGCCGCTGA
- a CDS encoding LssY C-terminal domain-containing protein: MSRRSLRRRATIWLAAFCAGYLVLAYFAAPEFWSLRNRNFRTQRFEMVTHTPQGIPGDPINVGLVGTEKELVHAFAIAGWDTADAVTLKTAIEIGESVLFGRPYPDAPVSRLLFDGRAQDMAFEKPVGISADRRHHVRFWQTDATGDDGRPLWLGSASFDRGVGLSHDTGAITHHIAPDIDAERDFLIRDLSAAGMLVSTSEISGIGATRTGRNGGGDPYFTDGKAVVGVLLQLP, translated from the coding sequence GTGAGCCGACGAAGCCTTCGACGACGCGCAACGATCTGGCTGGCGGCGTTTTGCGCCGGCTATCTCGTGCTCGCCTATTTCGCCGCGCCGGAATTCTGGAGCCTGCGAAACCGCAACTTCCGCACGCAGCGCTTCGAGATGGTGACGCACACGCCGCAAGGCATTCCTGGCGACCCGATCAATGTCGGCCTCGTCGGCACCGAAAAAGAGCTGGTCCACGCCTTCGCCATCGCCGGATGGGACACGGCCGACGCCGTCACGCTGAAGACCGCCATCGAGATCGGCGAAAGCGTGCTGTTCGGCCGCCCCTATCCCGACGCGCCGGTCAGCCGTCTCCTGTTCGATGGGCGTGCGCAGGACATGGCGTTCGAAAAACCGGTCGGCATCAGCGCCGACCGGCGTCATCACGTCCGCTTCTGGCAGACCGATGCGACCGGAGACGACGGCCGGCCGCTGTGGCTGGGTTCGGCGAGCTTCGATCGCGGTGTCGGCCTCAGCCACGACACCGGCGCGATCACCCACCATATCGCTCCCGACATCGACGCCGAGCGCGACTTCCTGATCCGCGACCTGTCAGCCGCCGGCATGCTGGTCTCGACCAGCGAGATATCAGGCATCGGCGCGACCAGGACCGGGCGCAATGGCGGTGGCGACCCCTATTTCACCGACGGCAAGGCGGTCGTCGGCGTGCTGCTGCAATTGCCATAG